One genomic segment of Novisyntrophococcus fermenticellae includes these proteins:
- a CDS encoding Spy0128 family protein — MKRKIRSFISWVMTVLMIFSSMPASIAFAENTGTDKTSALTNVKAVVSQNGTEIADNGSISAKDNVSAVVSFKIPIGNNEASPNIQVKNGDTASFHVAKGFNLVGEKSTNLFTKEGKTIGNIQFTKNDSSGEITASITFNWDDKAFDQSNDDIAAEFHLNLAYNTDGENGVSGDHNVSILNKNYIVSMSAQKTDESKAQNSESTVNTDEKQSIKRSVFAAGKDVTNLLASLLTSVKQNGKEIEDDGVILDDQPVELSASFDVPVLGDGGDDGTYIEKGDYALIPLSNSIKVPDSSEAIPLKTADGVIVGHVTFIDVDGVVTARVDFDGNDEVFNGEKAEVNVSFKATFDLKEEGGTSGSGDKIIEIFDREFNLEKPVIETEYFMSKSGEVNLADKTVEWTVKASGKQGANFVDIAGYELKDNLKDVGEYVPGSFIVNDTSVDDPDVTDNNLSYTFPENSKGEQIVKFKTTISDEKYYASGSQRIGNKAELYNEDNYVTEGNGSISFTPQWIDKKGKSDQDGSSGVYNPKDRTITWTITANDMEATLKNPVLTDVLPEGLTLKQATVQYWNENAWNEAIDIQPDENGVYEIGNTTSGSDRVLNTKVLLTIVTKVPDEDYTAGVTNYKNKASIAWDNHGEIGTGNVNVGIGYNAISKSGQISDKDNQTIQWTVNVDPKGQTIPDTTVYDLLLYGKEGSSKVTDLSVDNISADVIKGLTPQFNQRYKDSSFSGEGLNLEVLPVMKDGERVGDLLVVTGFTSEKATFDFESVVTNPDIFVSNTWKDVKNTASLYSKDTKLNKADAKVSYPSFMLKKEMIKRGYTDNPASGVNDVLDDWNNDGFDYQDKSAIFRISVNADGLNLTNANGNPLGTVTLTDTLPDGWELSEITSGNDYLIFEGAAKNDWESSVIAKSTTPVTVDGLTHTKTANSISLTFETLDKPYVVLIKAKPNAETLEKYFGKNSNNTVTNTVKMTSENWSTGIESKRNVTVKSSLLSKEAALVEAGVVNWTVDYKPYELDNTFSKIEDTLPTGLDLRTDANGNLLLDGNIKITELKLNADSSYTEGDEVTPVIGKNVSYDNETRILTFSIPENIKAYRFSYLTDVTGEPGIVTNHVKLYGGDEEGENTNSSYQISSQDGNATMRKSGWVEITKIDGTTKAPLAGVEFTIFATDGSTVVRKGTTGTGGKLILRGLPAGSFIIRETYAPEGYNLDKSDHTLLVEKTDDTTVVSVDGKTGDDANLILLENYKEGEYAPTSVVLQAHKILEGKKLEDGLFTFELKNEDGEIIQTKKNDLEGNVVFDEIEYNQPGEYHYTIQEVSGDEAGIIYDKNIISITVNVEDKEGYGRLTATPEYDGGSQNFTNTYQAAPGSVLLEVQKVLEGKELKAGDFSFNLKDESGNILQTKANDAQGKVYFDSIAYTEAGTYQYTIEEVKGNLAGVSYDSHVIKVTVTVKDKDAQLVAEPVYEGSQTFTNTYQAASGSIVLEAQKVLDGKDLNAGDFSFNLKDEAGNLLQTKKNDAQGKVYFDQIEYTEVGTYQYTIEEVKGNLAGVSYDSHTIEVTVTVEDKDAQLVATPVYEGSQTFTNTYKPADGNIVLEAQKVLNGKNLQAGDFRFELKGEEGTVVQTKTNDAQGKVYFDPINYTKVGTYKYTIEEVKGNLAGVSYDSHVIKVTVTVKDKDAQLVATPVYEGSQTFTNTYKPADGNIILEAQKELIGKELKAGDFSFTLKDEEGTVLQTKMNDAQGKVYFDSIKYTEVGTYRYTIEEVEGNLAGVSYDSHVIDVTVAVNDEDAQLVATPVYEGSQTFTNTYQAAPGSIVLEAQKILEGKDLKAGDFSFDLKDESGNILQTKSNDAQGRIYFDPIEYSETGIYKYTIEEVKGNLAGVSYDSHVINVMITVEDKDAQLVAEPVYEGNQTFTNNYRPAVGSVVLEAQKVLEGKNLKAGDFKFELKDEDGKVLQTLSNDAQGKIYFDPVEYTKAGIYKYTIEEVQGNLAGVTYDSHVINVKVIVTDKDAQLVAEPVYTGSQTFTNTYKPADGSVVLQANKVLKGKKLKAGDFSFVLKDENGNVLQIKQNNAQGKIYFDPIKYNEAGTYVYTIAEVTGKLARVAYDSHVINVKVNVEDNDGQLVASTEYEGDQSFTNIYKPESPKSGTSGKTNKLAASPKTGDTSTPLMYGVILLASAGAIAEALRIKRKRR; from the coding sequence ATGAAAAGAAAAATACGTTCATTTATTAGCTGGGTAATGACAGTATTAATGATTTTCAGCAGCATGCCTGCGAGCATTGCCTTTGCTGAAAATACGGGAACAGACAAAACATCTGCCCTCACGAATGTCAAGGCTGTTGTCAGCCAGAATGGGACGGAAATTGCCGATAATGGTTCAATATCCGCCAAAGACAATGTTTCAGCAGTGGTGTCATTTAAAATACCTATAGGAAACAATGAAGCTTCTCCGAATATCCAGGTAAAAAATGGGGATACTGCATCTTTTCATGTGGCTAAGGGATTTAATCTGGTTGGAGAAAAGAGTACAAACCTGTTTACAAAAGAAGGAAAAACAATCGGAAATATCCAGTTTACTAAAAATGACAGTTCAGGTGAGATTACCGCAAGTATAACATTTAACTGGGATGATAAGGCATTTGACCAGTCAAACGATGACATAGCTGCCGAGTTTCATCTGAATCTGGCATATAATACGGATGGTGAAAATGGGGTCTCCGGGGACCACAATGTATCAATTCTTAATAAGAATTATATTGTAAGTATGTCTGCACAAAAAACTGACGAAAGCAAAGCACAGAATTCTGAGTCTACAGTTAATACTGATGAAAAACAGTCAATAAAACGCAGTGTTTTTGCAGCGGGAAAAGATGTAACAAATTTGCTTGCATCTCTATTAACATCTGTAAAGCAGAACGGAAAAGAAATAGAAGATGATGGGGTAATCCTGGATGATCAGCCAGTAGAGCTTTCTGCTTCCTTTGATGTTCCTGTTCTGGGAGACGGAGGAGATGACGGAACATATATTGAGAAAGGGGATTACGCATTAATACCCTTAAGTAATTCGATCAAGGTTCCTGATTCATCAGAAGCAATTCCTCTGAAGACAGCGGATGGTGTTATTGTTGGACATGTAACCTTTATAGATGTTGATGGAGTGGTGACAGCGCGAGTTGACTTTGACGGAAACGATGAAGTCTTTAACGGCGAGAAGGCGGAGGTAAACGTTTCCTTTAAAGCAACCTTTGATTTGAAAGAAGAGGGCGGGACTTCTGGTTCAGGAGACAAGATTATTGAAATCTTCGACCGTGAATTCAATCTTGAGAAGCCAGTGATTGAAACAGAATATTTCATGAGTAAATCCGGTGAAGTAAATCTTGCTGATAAAACTGTGGAATGGACAGTAAAGGCTTCCGGGAAACAAGGAGCAAATTTTGTAGATATTGCTGGATATGAGCTAAAAGATAACTTAAAGGATGTCGGCGAATATGTACCAGGCTCATTTATTGTCAATGATACAAGCGTCGATGATCCTGATGTAACAGATAATAATTTAAGCTATACGTTTCCGGAGAATTCAAAAGGCGAACAGATTGTTAAATTCAAAACAACCATTTCGGATGAGAAATATTATGCAAGCGGTTCACAACGGATTGGAAACAAAGCTGAGCTTTATAATGAAGACAACTATGTTACTGAGGGTAATGGATCCATTTCATTCACACCACAGTGGATTGATAAAAAAGGAAAGAGTGATCAGGACGGCAGCAGTGGAGTCTATAATCCAAAGGATCGTACGATTACATGGACTATCACGGCTAATGATATGGAAGCTACATTAAAAAATCCAGTGCTGACAGATGTGCTACCAGAAGGATTGACACTGAAACAGGCAACAGTACAGTATTGGAATGAAAATGCCTGGAATGAGGCAATAGACATTCAACCAGACGAGAATGGCGTGTATGAAATCGGAAACACAACATCTGGAAGCGACCGAGTCCTGAATACGAAGGTTCTGCTGACAATTGTAACGAAAGTTCCAGATGAAGATTACACAGCAGGTGTGACAAACTATAAAAATAAAGCTTCTATTGCATGGGACAATCATGGAGAAATAGGCACTGGTAATGTCAACGTAGGAATTGGATACAATGCAATCAGTAAGAGCGGTCAAATTTCGGACAAAGATAATCAGACCATTCAATGGACAGTTAATGTTGATCCGAAAGGCCAGACCATACCGGATACTACTGTCTATGATTTATTGCTATATGGAAAGGAAGGCAGTTCTAAAGTAACAGATTTGTCTGTTGATAACATTAGTGCTGATGTCATCAAAGGTCTGACGCCCCAATTCAATCAGAGGTATAAAGATAGTTCTTTCTCAGGAGAAGGGCTTAATTTAGAAGTACTTCCTGTTATGAAAGACGGAGAACGTGTGGGTGACCTGCTAGTCGTTACCGGGTTTACAAGCGAGAAAGCTACTTTTGATTTTGAATCTGTTGTCACAAACCCGGATATTTTTGTATCAAATACATGGAAAGATGTTAAGAATACAGCTTCCCTTTATAGCAAAGATACGAAATTAAACAAAGCTGATGCAAAAGTTTCCTATCCAAGTTTTATGTTGAAGAAGGAAATGATTAAACGTGGTTATACAGATAATCCGGCTTCTGGAGTGAATGATGTTCTGGATGACTGGAATAATGATGGTTTTGATTATCAGGATAAATCAGCGATATTCCGTATCAGTGTAAATGCTGATGGTTTAAATCTGACGAATGCAAATGGGAATCCGTTGGGAACTGTAACGCTTACGGATACATTACCGGATGGTTGGGAACTGTCAGAAATTACTTCTGGAAATGATTACTTAATATTTGAAGGTGCTGCGAAAAATGACTGGGAAAGCAGTGTAATTGCTAAAAGCACAACACCTGTTACGGTTGATGGTTTGACCCACACCAAGACAGCAAACAGTATTTCCTTAACATTTGAAACATTGGATAAGCCTTATGTTGTTCTTATTAAGGCGAAACCAAATGCTGAAACTCTGGAAAAATATTTTGGGAAAAATAGTAATAATACGGTAACAAATACCGTAAAAATGACCTCGGAAAATTGGAGTACAGGAATTGAATCTAAGCGTAATGTTACAGTTAAAAGTTCATTATTATCTAAAGAGGCTGCACTAGTCGAAGCGGGTGTTGTGAACTGGACTGTAGACTATAAACCTTATGAACTTGATAATACATTCAGTAAAATCGAGGACACATTACCAACGGGGCTTGATCTGCGTACAGATGCGAATGGAAATCTGCTTCTGGATGGAAACATAAAGATTACAGAATTGAAGCTGAATGCGGATAGCAGCTATACAGAAGGAGATGAAGTTACACCTGTTATTGGGAAGAATGTTTCTTACGATAATGAAACAAGGATACTGACATTCAGCATTCCGGAAAATATTAAAGCTTATCGTTTCAGCTATCTGACCGATGTGACGGGTGAGCCGGGAATAGTAACCAATCATGTAAAACTTTATGGTGGTGATGAAGAAGGTGAAAACACCAATAGTTCATATCAAATCAGTAGTCAAGATGGTAATGCTACTATGAGAAAGAGTGGCTGGGTTGAGATTACCAAGATTGATGGAACTACGAAAGCTCCTCTTGCGGGGGTTGAATTCACAATCTTTGCGACAGATGGATCAACTGTGGTCAGAAAAGGAACCACGGGTACGGGAGGGAAACTGATACTCAGAGGTTTGCCTGCCGGAAGCTTTATAATTAGAGAAACATATGCTCCGGAAGGATATAATCTTGATAAGAGCGATCACACTCTTTTAGTTGAGAAGACGGATGATACAACGGTTGTATCTGTTGATGGAAAAACAGGAGATGATGCTAATCTTATTTTACTTGAGAATTATAAAGAAGGTGAATATGCACCGACATCTGTAGTACTGCAAGCACATAAAATTCTGGAAGGAAAAAAACTGGAAGATGGCTTGTTCACCTTCGAATTGAAAAATGAAGATGGAGAAATAATTCAGACAAAGAAAAATGACCTTGAAGGTAATGTTGTATTCGATGAAATAGAATACAATCAGCCGGGAGAATATCATTATACGATTCAGGAAGTTTCAGGGGACGAAGCCGGTATTATATATGATAAAAATATAATCAGTATAACAGTTAATGTTGAAGACAAAGAAGGATACGGAAGGCTTACTGCTACTCCGGAATATGATGGAGGCAGCCAGAACTTTACGAATACCTATCAGGCAGCACCGGGAAGCGTTTTATTAGAAGTGCAGAAGGTACTGGAAGGAAAAGAGTTAAAAGCCGGAGACTTTAGTTTCAATCTAAAAGATGAGAGCGGAAATATTCTCCAGACAAAGGCTAATGACGCTCAGGGAAAAGTTTACTTTGATTCGATTGCGTATACAGAAGCGGGAACCTATCAGTATACGATCGAAGAGGTGAAGGGAAATCTCGCAGGAGTCAGCTATGACAGCCATGTAATCAAAGTCACAGTAACTGTAAAAGACAAAGACGCACAGTTAGTGGCAGAGCCAGTATATGAAGGAAGTCAGACTTTTACAAATACTTATCAGGCAGCATCGGGAAGTATCGTATTAGAGGCGCAGAAGGTACTGGACGGGAAAGACCTAAATGCCGGGGACTTCAGTTTCAACTTAAAAGACGAAGCCGGGAATCTTCTTCAGACAAAGAAAAACGATGCTCAGGGAAAAGTTTATTTTGACCAAATAGAGTACACAGAAGTAGGAACTTATCAGTATACAATTGAAGAGGTAAAAGGAAATCTTGCAGGAGTCAGCTATGACAGCCATACAATCGAAGTTACAGTGACTGTAGAAGACAAAGATGCACAGTTAGTAGCAACACCGGTATATGAAGGAAGTCAGACTTTTACGAATACTTATAAACCGGCAGACGGAAACATTGTATTAGAGGCACAGAAAGTCTTGAATGGGAAGAATCTGCAAGCTGGAGATTTTAGATTTGAACTGAAAGGTGAAGAAGGAACAGTTGTTCAGACAAAGACTAATGATGCTCAGGGCAAGGTATATTTTGACCCGATTAATTACACAAAAGTGGGAACCTACAAGTATACAATCGAAGAAGTAAAAGGAAATCTTGCAGGAGTCAGCTATGACAGCCATGTAATCAAAGTCACGGTAACTGTAAAAGATAAAGACGCACAGTTAGTGGCAACACCGGTATATGAAGGAAGTCAGACCTTTACGAACACGTATAAACCGGCAGATGGAAACATCATATTAGAAGCACAAAAGGAACTGATTGGAAAAGAACTAAAAGCCGGAGATTTCAGTTTTACATTGAAAGACGAAGAGGGAACAGTTCTTCAGACAAAGATGAACGATGCCCAAGGTAAAGTTTATTTTGATTCGATTAAATACACAGAAGTTGGAACGTATAGGTATACAATTGAAGAAGTGGAAGGAAATCTTGCGGGAGTCAGCTATGACAGCCATGTAATCGATGTTACGGTAGCTGTAAATGATGAAGATGCACAGTTAGTGGCGACACCGGTATATGAAGGAAGTCAGACCTTTACAAATACTTATCAGGCAGCGCCTGGAAGTATTGTATTAGAGGCGCAGAAGATACTGGAGGGAAAAGATCTGAAAGCTGGAGACTTCAGCTTCGATTTGAAAGACGAAAGTGGAAATATACTCCAGACAAAGTCTAATGATGCCCAGGGCAGAATTTACTTTGATCCAATTGAGTACAGCGAAACAGGAATTTATAAATATACAATCGAAGAAGTAAAAGGAAATCTTGCGGGAGTCAGCTATGACAGCCACGTGATTAATGTCATGATTACCGTAGAAGATAAAGATGCACAACTTGTGGCAGAACCGGTATATGAAGGAAACCAGACCTTTACAAATAATTATAGGCCAGCAGTCGGAAGTGTTGTATTAGAAGCACAAAAAGTGCTGGAAGGCAAGAATCTGAAAGCTGGAGATTTTAAATTTGAATTGAAAGACGAGGATGGAAAAGTTCTTCAGACACTATCAAATGATGCTCAGGGCAAGATTTACTTTGATCCGGTTGAATATACAAAAGCTGGAATCTATAAATATACGATTGAAGAAGTACAGGGAAATCTTGCAGGAGTCACCTATGATAGTCATGTGATCAATGTCAAAGTAATTGTGACAGACAAAGACGCACAACTTGTGGCTGAACCGGTATATACGGGCAGTCAGACCTTTACGAACACTTATAAACCTGCGGATGGGAGTGTTGTATTGCAGGCAAATAAAGTTCTTAAAGGGAAGAAATTGAAGGCCGGAGATTTCAGCTTTGTCTTGAAAGATGAGAACGGAAATGTTCTTCAGATCAAACAAAACAATGCTCAGGGTAAAATCTATTTTGACCCGATCAAGTACAACGAAGCAGGAACATATGTATATACAATTGCAGAAGTGACTGGTAAGTTAGCACGAGTTGCCTATGATAGCCATGTAATTAATGTAAAAGTAAATGTGGAAGATAATGACGGGCAGCTTGTGGCATCAACAGAATACGAAGGAGACCAAAGTTTTACCAACATTTATAAACCAGAATCACCGAAATCCGGAACCTCTGGAAAAACAAATAAACTAGCAGCTTCACCAAAGACAGGAGATACAAGCACACCGCTTATGTATGGGGTAATCCTCTTGGCCAGTGCAGGTGCTATAGCGGAGGCACTCAGAATTAAGAGGAAAAGAAGATAA
- a CDS encoding mannitol dehydrogenase family protein: MRLDDEGLKSRAWEDAGYQVPTFDRAAVTEKTKAEPKWLHFGAGNIFRAFQANLVQKLLNQGICDTGLVVAEGFDYDIIKMVNIPHDNLSILVTLKADHTLEKHVIGSIVESITLDSENEPEFRRINEIFVKPSLQMASFTITEKGYQLVDASGNYQCAVDLDMKNGPERPVSYIGKITSLLYARYQAGKLPIAMVSMDNCSHNGGKLQAAVMEFAEAWTKAGLTEPGFPEYLKDEGCVSFPWTMIDKITPRPDQRVETILEADGIEDVKPIITGKKTYVAPFVNAEECEYLVVEDKFPGGRMPLEKAGVIFTDRGTVEKVERMKVCTCLNPLHTALAVYGCLLGYQLISEEMKNPVLKKLVERIGYQEGLPVVTDPGILNPRKFIDEVVNLRIPNPFMPDTPQRIATDTSQKLAIRFGETIKAYLEDEKLAVEDLKMIPLVYAGWFRYLMGVDDNGEEFELSPDPMLSSICPALASLRLGEVGDAEKVLKPFMQNPALFGVDLYEAGLAELVLGYYKELAAGTGAVAATLEKYVMQ; this comes from the coding sequence ATGCGTCTGGATGATGAAGGATTGAAGAGCAGAGCATGGGAAGACGCCGGTTATCAGGTGCCCACATTTGACAGGGCGGCAGTGACGGAGAAGACGAAGGCAGAACCGAAGTGGCTGCATTTCGGAGCCGGAAATATTTTTCGTGCTTTCCAGGCCAATCTGGTACAGAAGCTTCTGAATCAGGGAATCTGTGATACAGGACTGGTAGTTGCGGAAGGTTTCGACTACGATATCATAAAGATGGTAAATATCCCCCATGACAATTTGAGCATTCTTGTAACCCTGAAGGCGGATCATACGCTGGAGAAGCACGTAATTGGCAGTATCGTGGAATCCATAACATTAGACAGTGAAAATGAGCCTGAGTTTCGCAGAATAAATGAAATCTTCGTGAAGCCTTCGCTTCAGATGGCGAGTTTTACGATTACCGAGAAAGGATATCAGCTTGTGGATGCCTCTGGAAACTATCAGTGCGCTGTTGACCTGGACATGAAGAACGGACCGGAAAGACCGGTCAGCTATATAGGCAAGATTACTTCTTTGCTCTATGCACGTTATCAGGCAGGAAAGCTGCCGATTGCCATGGTCAGCATGGACAACTGTTCCCATAATGGGGGGAAGCTGCAGGCCGCGGTTATGGAGTTTGCAGAGGCATGGACGAAGGCAGGCCTGACGGAACCCGGCTTTCCGGAATACCTGAAGGATGAAGGCTGTGTCAGCTTTCCGTGGACAATGATTGATAAAATCACCCCCCGTCCGGACCAGAGAGTAGAAACCATTCTGGAAGCAGATGGCATAGAAGATGTAAAGCCAATCATTACGGGTAAGAAAACCTATGTGGCACCATTTGTCAACGCCGAAGAGTGTGAGTATCTGGTTGTGGAAGATAAGTTTCCCGGCGGCCGCATGCCTCTGGAAAAGGCCGGCGTAATCTTTACTGACAGAGGAACCGTTGAAAAGGTAGAGCGTATGAAGGTGTGTACCTGCCTGAATCCGCTGCACACGGCACTTGCAGTCTATGGATGTCTGTTGGGATATCAATTAATTTCTGAGGAAATGAAGAATCCCGTCTTAAAAAAGCTGGTGGAAAGAATCGGATACCAGGAGGGGCTTCCGGTCGTTACGGATCCTGGTATTCTGAATCCCCGGAAATTTATTGACGAGGTTGTGAACTTAAGAATTCCGAATCCATTCATGCCGGACACTCCGCAGCGGATCGCTACGGACACTTCGCAGAAGCTGGCCATCCGTTTTGGAGAAACAATCAAGGCCTATCTGGAAGATGAAAAACTTGCAGTGGAAGATTTGAAGATGATTCCACTTGTATATGCCGGGTGGTTCCGCTATCTGATGGGAGTAGATGACAACGGAGAGGAGTTTGAACTAAGCCCGGACCCGATGCTTTCTTCCATCTGCCCCGCTCTGGCATCCCTCAGATTAGGCGAAGTAGGGGATGCAGAAAAGGTTTTGAAACCATTCATGCAAAATCCGGCACTATTCGGTGTGGATTTGTACGAGGCGGGCCTTGCAGAGCTGGTTCTGGGATACTATAAAGAACTTGCCGCCGGTACCGGTGCTGTGGCAGCAACACTGGAGAAATATGTAATGCAGTAA
- a CDS encoding APC family permease, with the protein MGETQERRYGLLMAIAMIVGIVIGSGIFFKADDILVQTKGNVAVGCLVLVIGALGIIFGGITISEWAKITDDAGGLISYAEKSFGHPFAFILGWFQAIAYYPALTAIVAFVGANYTLSLFPQLTFGAYGIWIISILYLVLLYCMNIFSARISGYFQTSSMFIKLIPLFLIAVLGIIFGNPSSSSGDGFGLPAVMSSSGAIISVAFSYDGWSIAPSICHEIKNAKRNLPLALIISPIIILIVYVSYFLGISYLIGPQKIMEMGDLAFSLAARSLFGSLGEKIMLLMVIISVLGTANGLALGGTRVPYALALRKDLPCSEKIAEIHPKYKVSVISSLLSLAFSGFWLFVHFLSVNVPVIKDMGIDISSIPIVIMYIFYTILYIGIIIRTKKGLIKNKLTGILCPVLAILGAATILYGGLTASNANIYLIVSFLIFVSGILFYRYIKPKSS; encoded by the coding sequence ATGGGAGAAACACAAGAGCGAAGATATGGTCTGCTCATGGCCATCGCAATGATTGTAGGTATCGTAATAGGATCCGGTATATTTTTTAAAGCCGATGATATTCTTGTTCAGACAAAGGGGAATGTGGCCGTTGGGTGCCTGGTATTGGTAATTGGTGCTTTGGGAATCATCTTTGGAGGCATCACCATTTCCGAATGGGCAAAGATCACCGATGATGCAGGTGGTCTTATCAGCTATGCGGAAAAATCATTTGGGCATCCGTTTGCCTTTATCCTGGGTTGGTTCCAGGCAATTGCATACTATCCCGCATTGACCGCTATTGTTGCCTTTGTTGGTGCAAATTATACGCTGTCGCTGTTTCCGCAGCTGACATTTGGCGCCTATGGTATCTGGATCATAAGTATTCTTTACCTCGTGCTTCTCTATTGCATGAATATCTTCTCGGCCAGAATCTCCGGGTATTTCCAAACGTCGTCCATGTTTATAAAGCTGATTCCCTTGTTCTTGATTGCAGTACTTGGAATCATCTTTGGGAATCCTTCCAGCTCCTCCGGAGATGGCTTTGGCCTGCCTGCAGTTATGTCCTCCAGCGGTGCAATTATTTCTGTTGCATTCTCCTATGACGGGTGGTCTATCGCACCTTCTATCTGTCATGAAATTAAGAATGCAAAGCGAAATCTTCCGCTTGCACTGATTATCAGTCCTATAATCATATTGATTGTCTATGTAAGTTATTTTCTGGGGATTTCCTATCTGATCGGACCTCAGAAAATAATGGAAATGGGTGATCTTGCTTTTTCTCTGGCTGCCAGAAGCCTGTTTGGAAGCCTCGGTGAAAAGATTATGCTTCTGATGGTGATTATCTCCGTATTGGGTACTGCCAATGGACTGGCCCTGGGCGGAACAAGGGTTCCCTATGCGCTGGCTTTGCGAAAAGACCTCCCCTGTAGTGAAAAAATCGCTGAAATTCATCCCAAATACAAGGTTTCTGTAATCTCTTCATTACTTAGCCTTGCATTCTCCGGATTCTGGTTGTTTGTACATTTTCTGTCTGTAAACGTTCCGGTCATAAAGGATATGGGGATTGATATCTCTTCTATTCCAATTGTGATCATGTATATCTTTTATACGATACTGTATATAGGGATTATTATCCGAACAAAGAAGGGGCTTATTAAGAACAAGCTTACCGGTATCCTTTGTCCGGTCCTGGCAATTCTGGGTGCTGCCACTATCTTATACGGAGGACTTACAGCGTCAAATGCCAACATATATCTGATTGTTTCTTTCCTGATTTTTGTAAGCGGTATTTTATTTTACCGATATATAAAGCCCAAATCAAGTTGA
- a CDS encoding ComEC/Rec2 family competence protein encodes MKKGINITRWVMGILFILAGLTDFGNAEGRLSGFFMLLFGISLLPVVTAQLKRFHLDKKLNRFITIAVPVLLISISAYAAAPADSQPAETARESVKADQANAKKTPLPTPTVTETPTPEPTPESEQMSVHFIDVGQADSIFIDTPSADMLIDAGENEDGAAVVAYLQQQGVTRLDYVIGSHPHEDHIGGMDDVIHNFEIGTVILPGKTHTSQTYMDVLQAIQDKGLGITQAVTGNTYALGTAEFTILAPNADADYGDELNNWSVGIRLVNGKNSFVFTGDAEARTEKDILNTGINLKADVFKAGHHGSETSNSEALLEAINPDYAVISCGKGNQYGHPDLSVLALFQAHGIQIFRMDEQGTVIAESDGADIMWSTAPSTSMTPGEKPVEAAAEAAPQPDVQRVVESTPESTPEPTEQPQQTQGEMVWISETGSKYHSIPDCGRMNPDNAYQMSLADAEAQGYGRCKKCW; translated from the coding sequence ATGAAAAAAGGAATTAATATAACACGATGGGTTATGGGTATATTATTTATACTTGCCGGATTAACTGATTTTGGTAATGCCGAAGGAAGATTATCCGGATTTTTTATGCTGTTGTTTGGCATATCACTGCTGCCTGTGGTTACGGCGCAATTAAAAAGATTTCATTTAGATAAAAAGTTAAATCGTTTTATCACAATTGCTGTACCTGTATTACTGATTTCAATCAGTGCATATGCGGCGGCGCCGGCTGACAGTCAGCCGGCGGAAACTGCCCGGGAATCAGTTAAAGCGGATCAGGCGAATGCGAAGAAAACACCCCTGCCAACGCCAACTGTTACGGAGACGCCGACACCTGAACCGACACCGGAGTCCGAACAGATGTCGGTTCATTTCATAGATGTCGGACAGGCAGACAGTATTTTTATAGACACGCCATCTGCGGACATGCTCATTGATGCGGGAGAAAATGAAGATGGTGCGGCGGTTGTAGCCTATTTACAGCAGCAGGGTGTAACCAGACTTGATTATGTGATAGGCAGCCACCCACATGAAGACCATATCGGGGGTATGGATGACGTAATCCATAACTTTGAAATCGGTACGGTCATCCTGCCTGGAAAGACACACACATCACAGACTTACATGGATGTACTGCAGGCGATTCAGGATAAAGGGCTGGGTATCACGCAGGCAGTTACAGGGAATACATATGCTTTAGGAACAGCGGAATTTACAATTCTTGCACCCAATGCAGATGCCGACTATGGCGACGAACTGAATAACTGGTCGGTGGGTATCAGGCTCGTCAATGGGAAGAACAGTTTTGTATTTACCGGTGATGCTGAAGCACGGACGGAAAAGGATATTTTAAATACGGGTATTAATCTGAAAGCAGATGTATTCAAAGCCGGGCATCATGGCAGCGAAACATCCAATTCAGAAGCCTTGCTTGAAGCAATCAATCCGGACTATGCCGTTATAAGCTGTGGGAAAGGAAACCAATATGGGCATCCGGATCTCTCTGTTTTGGCGTTATTCCAGGCGCATGGGATACAGATATTCCGAATGGACGAACAGGGCACTGTTATTGCCGAAAGCGACGGGGCGGATATTATGTGGAGTACCGCACCAAGTACATCCATGACTCCCGGGGAAAAGCCTGTTGAAGCAGCGGCAGAAGCTGCTCCACAACCGGATGTTCAGCGTGTAGTGGAATCTACGCCTGAATCCACTCCTGAGCCGACAGAGCAGCCACAGCAGACGCAGGGAGAGATGGTCTGGATATCAGAGACCGGAAGTAAATATCACAGTATACCGGATTGTGGACGAATGAATCCGGACAATGCTTATCAAATGTCCCTGGCCGATGCAGAAGCACAGGGGTATGGACGCTGTAAGAAGTGTTGGTAG